GAAAAGTTCGAGGCCTTCGGTTCGGTCAGCGAAGTGGCACTGATTACCGACCGTGAGACCGGTCGTCCGCGCGGCTTCGGCTTCGTGACCCTTGACGACGACGAGGCCGGTCGCAACGCGATTTCCGAGCTCGACGGCAAGGAAATGGGCGGTCGCAGCCTGCGCGTGAACGAAGCCCAGGAACGCTCGCGCGGCGGCGGTGGCGGCGGTCGTGGTGGCTACGGTGGCGGCGGAGGCCGTGATCGCGGCGGCTACGGCGGCGGCGGTCGCGACCGTTACTAGAACCGACATTCGAAAGGAAAAAGCCCGGCCTTGATAGCCGGGCTTTTTTCGTACCTTCGTCGTTTGAGAGGCTCTGTTATCAGTCTTTGAGAA
This genomic interval from Chrysiogenia bacterium contains the following:
- a CDS encoding RNA-binding protein; protein product: MKIYVGNLPFSATEEEVREKFEAFGSVSEVALITDRETGRPRGFGFVTLDDDEAGRNAISELDGKEMGGRSLRVNEAQERSRGGGGGGRGGYGGGGGRDRGGYGGGGRDRY